The Coprobacillus cateniformis DNA window TCAATTGACAGAAGCATGTATTATTGGAATAATTTATTATATTGGGATGATATTCTTTGGCTTTCCTTATCCAGAATTAATTGCAATGATTATAGCTGTTTTTAGTTTGGTGCCTGTTTTTGGTCCAATATCAGCGATGATTATTGGAGCTTTCCTCGTGATGTCACAGGATTTTGTAACAATGATTTGGTTTATCGTTTTCTTCCAAGTTCTATCACAGATTGAAGATAATTTGATCTATCCTCGTATTGTTGGGAAATCTGTTGGATTACCAGGGTTATGGGTTATGTTATCAATATTTATACTTGGTGACCTTTTTGGTCTTGTAGGTATGATCACGGCAGTTCCATTAACTGCTTTTGCCTATACATTATTTGGACGTTGGATACATAATGTATTAAAGCGAAGACATATCAAAACTGATAAAAATGGCTACGTTATTCATGAAAATGATGGGATTAATGAACATAAAAATGACGCTGGATAACCAACGTCATTTTTTGCTTATGATACACTTTTTAAGTGGGGATAATAAATTCTGGCATTCCCATATATCCAGGAGCAATATCAAATTCATTAAAGACTACAACCACCTGATTTTGCTGATTGATATAAAAAGGTTGTTCTTTTTGTATATTCAAATTTTGGATAACATCATCGAAATAGCTGTATTCTAAGTTTTTCTTGTTTTCTTTTATTTGTTTCTGGATTTCTGTTTGAATTATTTGGCTATATTTTTTACCTAAGAAGTCTTCAACTGTTAATTGCCTAGCAGTTTTTAAGTCTATATTAAAAAAAGTTTTTTGAAGATAAGAAGATGCCTTGATTTGAGTAGCATTTATAGAAAAAGAAGCAAGGGATGAATCAATAAAATAGACTTGATAATTTATATCAACAATCCATTTCTTTATTAATGGATCATTGATATTTGTATAAGTGTTATTAGATTCTTTAAATTGATTTAAATATTGTTGTATTGATTGTGTGATGAGTTGATTAATTTCTTCTTCTATTTGGGGATTATCGAGACCTATTATGTGGGGGATTGTAACTGATGAAGACGTTTCTACACTTTCAAAGTGATATTGTTTAAGTAATTCTATTTTAGGTGTCAATTCAGTTGCGTAGATCGTTGATAAGTTCATAATAATCAAAGCAAATACAATGATAAGACAATAACATATATGCTTGATATTTTTTTGATTTGAATTCATAGAATATCAAACTCCTCTCTCAAATATGATAAATAGTTGTTTGTATCATAAGCATATTATCAAACTATTCATCATTTTATTTTTCCACATTTTTGAATATGTATGTAAAAAACAAAGTTTTTCAACTTTGTTCTATAAATAATAATAGAGAAAACATAATATGAGTAAATGAAGTGGGTAGAATGCATAAGAAAAATATTTAATATGTTTACCACGCTTTCCATTATAATGCTTAATTATGAATAAAGAAACACAGGTATAACCAAAATAGATAAGATAACTTGGGTCAAATCCAAAAAATGTTAAACCAATACCATAAACGATTGGATCATAAATTAAATATTGAATAACCATAAGTATTGTTAAATATAAACTTCTTTTTTTATTATCTTGAAAATAGTAACAGATAAAAATAGTAATGACTCCAAAAATATGATAATCACATTGAATAAGCAAAGATACAAGACTACACAATATCAAAGGAATCCATTTCTTTAAAGCCTTTTGTAAAAAGAATTGGTAGCCAGCAATAGCAATTGCGCCTAATGCTAAAGTGAAAAAGATATTTGTCATAGTTAAAGAAAAAGCAAATGATGTCCCTGTGATAATGCTTATCATCCATTGAAAAGGAAATTCAGAAATCAAAGCAAATAACAATAATCTTCCTACATATTTTTGAATGTCATGAGTATGACGACAGCCTTCTGCTATCATAAAAGCAAATAAGATAAAGGATATTCTGCCAATACCCTCAATAAAATAATATGTGCAATATACAACATTTTGATTCTCTAAAAATCCTAAAAATTGAATGAGTAAAAGTGAAAATATTTTACAGGAATGATCTATTACCATAGTTATCATTGCAATTATTTTCAGATGATAACTTGTCAAATTCTTCATTTACTAAGAAGCCCAAAATGGCGTAATGCTTTCGTAATACCATCATTATCTACGTCGTCAGTGACATAATCAGCAATGGCTTTGACTTCGTCATTAGCATTTCCCATAGCTATTGCAACAGCAACATGATTTAACATTTGGATATCATTGCCACCATCACCAAAAGCCATTGTTTCAGATAAATCAATATGATAATGTTCTAAGAATTTATCAATTCCATTTTGCTTTGTTCCTCCTATTGGTGAAACATCACAAAATAAAGGATGCCATCTTGCTGAAATGCAATGGGGCATTACTTTCATAAGTTCTTTTTCTTCGTCATTATCAACAAAACACATACATTGATAAACTTTGTGATTAACAACATCTTGACAATCACCAGCTGGATGATCGTCGTTTAATGTAATGCGATGAATTTCATCAACTCTTTCATCTCTTAAATTAAAGTATTTTGTATGTTCTTCAGTGAACCCACATGGGAAAGGGTGAATCTTTAAATAATCAAGAAGTGCTTGTAAATCTTCTTTTTGAATTGTATTTTCATAAATTAATTGCTCATCAGTATAACAATATTGACCATTTAAAGTAATGTATCCATCAAAAGGAAAGTCATTTAAGACATGTAATCCATCAATACCTCTTCCAGTTGCAATAAAAAGTTTATATCCCTTATCCTTTAATTGGTATAAAGTTTGAAATGTTGTTTCTGGAATCTTATGAGTCTTAAAACTCACTAATGTTCCATCAATATCAAAAAATATTGCTTTCATCATTTTTCTTTACCTCCTTGTCTCAATTATAGCATTATATCTTTCTATTGAAAAAAAGATTTTCAAATTTTGATGGATTTTTCATCTTTATCAAGCAGGCTGTTATAATACATGCAGAAAGAGTGGGGTAGATATGTTAGAGGTTTTGATTAAATCATTGACTTTTATATTGATTATCGTTATTGCATATAGTTTAAAACAAATTAAAGTTCTAAAAAAAGAAGATGCTAATGTTTTAGCGACGATTATTATGAATATTACATTGCCATGTGCACTTTTAACAAGTGCTAATGGGATTGAATTAAATGGAGTTATTATTATTTTGATTGTTATAGGGATACTCACAAATGTTATCATGATTATGATTGGATATTTCGCTACACAACATGAAGATAATTGCTTAAAAGCTTCTTTTATGATCAATACATCAGGATATAATATTGGGAATTTTGTCTTGCCATTTGTACAAAGTTTTTTTCCTGGTTTAGGAGTTGTTTATTTATGTTCGTTTGATATCGGTAATGCACTTATGGGACTAGGAATAACATATGCAGCAGCAGATCATGTTGCAAGTGGTGAAAATCATTTTTCTTTAAAAGAATTACTCAAAAAGCTCTTTTCATCTATTCCGTTTGATGTTTATGTTTTGATATTTATACTTGCCATTTTTAAACTTCAAATTCCTACACCTATTCTCTCAATTGCTGATACAATTGGTGCAGGAAATAGTTTTTTAGCTATGCTTATGATTGGCTTACTATTAGAAATAAGAATATCACCTCGTGAAGTTAAAAATGTTATAAAAGTCCTGTATCTAAGAATTATAGGAACAATTATGATTTCACTCATTACATACTTTATATTCCCATTACCACTTTTAGCTAAGCAGATTTTAATAATGGCTTATTGTGCTCCGTTATCCACTGTTTCTGCAGTTTTCACAAAAAAGGTTGGCTACGTTGGAGATATGTCTGCAACAGCAAATTCTCTAAGTATTATTCTAGGAGTTGTTTGTATGACAGTGTTACTGGTTTTATTTATTTGATACCAAATGGTATCTTTTTTTTGAAATTTGTTATAAAATAGGGGACAGGTGGTGATTTGATGAGTGATATTCGTTTGTTAAAAATAACAGAAAAAAGATTGGATATATTGAAACTTATGAACATTGAGAGTTTAGAGGATTTGATTAATCATTATCCTTATCGATATGATGTTATTGAAGAAACATATCCCACACAAGAAGATGATAAAATCATTATTGAAGGGACATTGATTTCACCTGTTAAAATCTTTTTTAGAGGAAGAATGTCAAGAATGTCTTTTTCAGTGGAGGATCGTTATCAAAATGTTTATCAGGTTACTATTTTTAATCGCCATTTTTTAAGACAGTATTTAAAACAAATGACAATAATAACAATTATAGGAAAATGTCAAAAAGATAAAATCACTGCTAGTGATATCAAGATTAAACCTATAAGTGAGATTCAGGGAGTTCATCCTGTCTATTCGCTTAAGGAAGGATTAACGCAAAAATCATTTCAACAATATGTGAAAAAAGCTTTGAACTTATTAAAAGGAAACATAGAATCTTTTGTTCCTGAAGAATATATCATAAAGCATCAACTCATACATAAAGAAAGTGCATTGTGGAATATTCATTTTCCACAATCACAGGAAGATATTAAACAGGCATTGAAATATTTAAAATACGAAGAGTTTTTAAAATTTCAATTAACAATGCAAACAATAAAACAGCAAAGAACTTTAGAAGTAGGAATTGCCAAGAGATTTGATGTACAAAAGTTCCAATCATTTATATTATCCCTACCATATCAATTAACACAAGATCAACAGACATCAGTCAAGGAAATTGTTTCGGACTTACAGAGTCCAAGGATGATGTATCGATTTCTACAGGGAGATGTTGGAAGTGGGAAAACAGTTGTCAGCAGTGTTGCTTTATATGCAAATTATTTGGCAGGCTATCAAGGTGCGTTAATGGCTCCGACAGAAATTTTAGCTTCTCAGCATTATCAGACTTTATTATCTTTTTTTAAGGATACAGATGTTAAAATTGCTTTATTAACAGGTTCATTAACAAATAAAGAAAAAGAGCGTATCTATGAACAAATTCAAAATGGAGATATAGATATGATTGTTGGTACACATGCCTTATTTCAAAAGAAAGTGGAATATCATCGTTTGGGATTTGTTATCACTGATGAGCAGCATCGTTTTGGTGTTGAACAAAGAAAAGCATTGAAAAACAAGGGGAGTCAAGTTGATTTCTTAATTATGAGTGCGACACCGATTCCACGTACACTAGCAATTTCGATGTATGGTGATATGGATGTCTCAACAATGAAAACAATGCCTAAAGGGCGTATTCCAGTTGTTACAAAATATATAAAATCATCTTCTATGAAACCCATTCTTAAAGATTTAAAAGAATATCTTGCGAGTGGAGGACAATGCTATGTGATTTGTCCGCTGGTTGAAGATAGTGAGGTTCTGGATGCAAAAAGCGCTTCTCAAATTGCTGAAGCCATGCAACAGTATTTTCGTGGGACATATCAAGTGGGCTTGTTACATGGTCAGATGAAAGATGATGAAAAAGACAGAATTATGCAAGACTTTCAAAAACAAAAAATCCATATACTGGTTTCAACAACTGTTGTAGAAGTTGGGGTGGATGTGAAAAATGCCAACATGATGGTTATTTATAATGCTGAACGTTTTGGGATGAGTCAGCTTCATCAGTTGCGTGGGCGTGTTGGCCGAGGTCATCAACAAGCTTATTGTTTTTTTATGAGTTCTTCGACATCAAAAGAAGCAATAGAACGTTTGAAATATATGGAGAAAAGTCATGATGGGTTTGAAATTTCGATGTATGACTTACAGATTAGAGGACCTGGTGAGGTCTTAGGAAATCGTCAAAGTGGTTTGCCAACTTTCCTGGTGGCAGATGTCTTTAAGGATTTTCCTATTTTGAATGTTGCTAGAGAAGATGCTATGAGGATTGTTGAAGGCTATGAAAAAAGAAATGAATATTATCATTTGATGAGTACAATTCAAGAGAAATTAAAAGAGAATAATGAATATGTTGATTAAATGTGTTATACTACTAAAAATAAGGAGTGATGGAAATGTATAAATTATCAATAGATGCAATGAGTGGAGATTTAGGGAGTAGCATTGTTGTCGAAGCATGCTCTGCTTTTATTAAGGATCATGCTGATGTAGAACTTCATGTAACTGGAAAAAAAGAAGAATTAGAAAAGTTAACTCATCATGAACGTATTCAAATTGTTGATGCAAGAGATGTCGTGCCAATGGACGCTGGTATTATGTCTGTTCGCCGTAAAAAAGAATCAAGTATGGTTAAAGCTGTAACGTTGGCAAATGATGGTATTGTTGATGGCGTTGTTTCATGTGGTTCAACAGGGGCTTTTTATACAAGTGCTATGTTGTTTTTAAAACGTATTGAAGGTGTAGAAAAATCTTGTTTAATGGCAATGCTTCCGACCTATAATAAAAAGGGAGTAGTACTTTTAGATGTGGGTGCAAATGCAGAAAACACTGCTGAACAGTTGAAAGATTTTGCAATTATGGGACATGTTTATGCGAAAAATATAAGAGGAATTCAAAAACCTAAAGTTGCTTTGCTAAATATTGGTTCAGAGGCTAAAAAAGGTGATGAAGTTCATCAACAAACTTATCAATTGTTAGAGGAAGATAAAATGATTAATTTTGTTGGTAATATTGAAGGTAGAGATATCTTGTTAGGTGAAGTTGATGTGATTGTGACGGATGGATTTAGTGGTAATATTGCTTTGAAAACATGTGAGGGAGCTGCTTCTGTATTGATGAAGATGGTCAAAGAAAGTATGATGTCTTCATTATCAGGAAAGATTGGGGCACTTTTTGCAAAGTCATCACTTTATTCGTTGAAAGATCAATTTGATTATAAATCAGTTGGTGGTGCTTTAATGGTTGGTTTTGAAAAGGCGGTTGTGAAAGCCCATGGTGCTAGTGATTCTAAAGCCTTCTATAATGCAATGGAATTGGCTTATCAAATGGTAAAAATGGATGTTGTAACACAAATGAAAGAAGGATTGAAGGTTTCATGAAAATATTAGATTTTTTACAGGCAGAAAATATTCCTTTCCAAAAATTATCTTTATACAAAGAAGCATTTACTCATGCTTCATATGCAAATGAAGCACATCATTATAATAAAGATTATGAAAGGTTAGAATTTATGGGAGATGCAGTTTTACAATTGTATGTTTCAGATTTTCTTTTTCACCTATTTCCAGATGTTCCAGAAGGAACATTGACAACTTTACGTAGTAAGTTAGTTCGTGAGGAATCATTAGCAAGATTCTCTAAAGAACTAGGGTTAGGAGAATTGTTGTTTTTAGGTGTTGGTGAAGAAAAAAGTGGTGGTAGAGAAAGAGAAAGCGTTTTGGCAAATATCTTTGAATCATTTATTGGTGCACTTTATCTGGATTGTGGCAAAGATGAGGTCATTAAGATTTTAGAACAAACAATATTCCAACATGTCAATGATTTGGATTATGATGATATTACTGATTACAAAACAACATTACAAGAATTAATACAAGCGGATCAACGAAAGACAGTGACTTATGAATTGCTGGAAACGTCTGGACCATCAAATGCGCCAGAATTTAAAGTTGCAGTTATTATGGATGAAATGCGTTTGGGAGTTGGGAAAGGAACAAGCAAAAAGCGTGCTGAACAACAAGCGGCTAAAGATGCATTGAATAAATTAGCAACAAGTGATTATTTAAAAAAATAGTCACTTGTTTTTTCGCCCAGTCAAATATGTGTTTTTGACATATTGTATTTTGGGAGGGATAAAATGTACAATCCATATATGTATGAAGATGAAAGAGTCACATATCCAAGAGTTGGAGAAATTATTTTATATACAGTGAATAAAGGCGATAATGTTTATAGACTTGCAAAAACATTTAATAGTGAAGTGCCTTGGATAAGATGTATGAATAATTTAAATGAAGATATGCTTATTCATCCAAATCAACAATTAATGATTCCTATTGTTTATCAAAAAGTGAATCCATTGCCTCAGCCATATCAAAGACAAAGCTATGATTTATATTTTTAATCTTTTATGAATAAGTTTTGATCTTTGACAAACACTATTAATAGGAGGTTTTTGCAATGAAAAAGTTGATGTTATTTGCTATGGCAATCTTATTATGTGGTTGTTCAGGCAATACAAAAAAAGAAGAGACCAAAAAGACTGTCTATAAAGATGGAACTTATACAACAACTGCTACAGGTTATGGTGGAGAATTTCAAGTGGAAACAACAATTAAAAATGATAAAGTTGTTGATATTGTTGTAAAGGAGCATAATGAGACACCTTCTATTGGTGGTGTTGCAATGGAACAAATGATTGAAAAAATGAAAACTGAGAATAAGTATGATGTTGATACAATCTCAGGTGCAACAAAAACTTCACAAGCATTAAAAGATGCTGTCAAAAATGCATATGAAAAAGCAAAGAATACGACAGAATAAAGCAGAAATGCTTTATTTTTTTTGTGATTTGGTATATGATAGATGTCATGACAGGGGGCAACAAAATGGAAAAAGTTAACGTTAGTAGTGAAAGAAATATTACTTTAATTATGGATTTTTATGAATTAACGATGTCATATAATTATTTTAAATTAGGCAAAGGGGATCAGATTGTCTATTTTGATATGTTTTTTAGAAAGAATCCAGATAATGGAGGCTTTGTTATCTTTGCTGGTTTGCAGCAACTGATTGAGGCTATCAAAGATATGCGTTTTACAGAAGGGGATATTGAATATTTAAGAAGTTTAAATATTTTTGATGAAGCATTTTTTGAATATTTAAGAAATTTTAAATTTACAGGAACACTTTATTCAGTCCCAGAAGGAACACCAGTTTTTCCTTATGAGCCACTGATTACTGTTAAAGCAAAGTTGATTGAGGCACAGTTGATTGAAACTTTTTTGTTGGTGACAATTAATCATCAATCTTTAATTGCAACGAAAGCACATCGTGTTTGTCAGGAAGCGAAAGGGCGCCCTGTGATGGAATTTGGTGCCAGACGTGCACAAGGTTATGATGCTGCACATTATGGGGCTAGAGCGGCTTATATTGGTGGAGTGGCTGGAACAGCAACGACTTCAGCCGGAAAAGCTTTTGGAGTTCCTGTGCTAGGGACTATGGCACATTCATTTGTTCAATCCTTTGATAATGAATATGAAGCATTTAAGGCTTATGCACAGGTGTATCCAGATGCTTGTGTACTTCTTGTTGATACTTATGATACATTAAAAAGTGGAGTCCCAAATGCAATTAAGGTGGCTGAAGAGGTTTTGGCACCTATGGGTAAAAAATTGGCTGGTATTCGTCTTGATAGTGGAGATATTGCGTATTTAACAAAAAAGGCAAGAATGATGTTGGATGTTGCTGGTTTACATGATTGTAAAATTACTGTTTCCAATTCATTGGATGAATATCTGATTCGCTCTGTTTTAGAACAAGGAGCTCAAATTGATTCATTTGGAGTTGGTGAAAATATGATTGTCTCTAAATCTTCACCAGTCTTTGGTGGGGTTTATAAATTGGCGGCTGTGGAAAAAGATGGTGTCATTATACCTAAAATTAAAATTTCAGAAAATACTGAAAAAATTACAAATCCTGGCTATAAAAAAGTTTATCGATTAATTGAAAAGGAAAACAACAAAGCGATTGCTGATATTATTGCTTTTCATGATGAAGTTTTAGATGAACAGAAAGATATAACAATATATCATCAATCTGATGCATGGAAAAACAAAAAACTTTATGCTGGAACATATGAAATCAAACCTTTGCAGACGATTGTTTTTGATAAAGGACAGTGTGTATATCCAGAATATTCATTAGAAGATATTCGTCAATATTCTATTAAGCAAAAAGAACTGCTTTGGGATGAAGCATTCCGATTAGAATATCCTCATATATATTATGTTGATTTAACTAAAAAATTATTAGATTATAAATTGAAAATGTTAGCTGATGGGAGAGAAAATGAATGAGTTTTAAAAGAAGTATAGAAAGAAATCACAAAACTCAGATAACGCATAAACAGTTTGAACAAGAAACCAGATCTCAATCAGATTTTAATTTGACTTGGATACCTTTTCATTATAAGAGTTTTGTCATGATAGCAATTATTTTTGCTTTTTCACAATTTCTATGCAATCCATTTTTAACTCAATATTGTGGGCAGGCTGCTGCACTTGTTATTTCGCATGGGGTTATATCTAGTGTGCTTGTTGCTGTTGTTTTTTGGGCCATAGAAGCAAAACGCGCATCACTAAAGTCATTGTTTGTAAGATACTGTTTCTGTGCTTTGATTTTTGGTGGTTTTTCACTTGCTATAGCTATGATTTTGAAACTGTAGGAGGTTTTATATGATTATTACAGTTGTTGGTTTAGGTGTTATTGGTGGAAGTTATGTTCAGGCTCTTAAAGGATTAGGGCATGAGGTATATGGTGTTGATAATGATACATTGACATTACAACAGGCAAAAGCTGAGGGATATATTGTTGAAGGATATAGAGATGGGCATAATATTGTCGCTAAAAGTGATATGACTATTATTTGTTTGTACCCATCTTTGGTATTGGACTTTATTGCAAGTCATAGTTTTAAAAAAGGCAGCATTGTTACAGATGTTGTAGGTATTAAATCATATTTTTTAGAAAAAGCTTTAACAATTATTGATGAGTCAGTAGAATATGTCAGTGGACATCCTATGGCTGGTCGTGAGAAAAAAGGTTATGCTTATGCTAGCAAAGAGGTTTTTAAAAATGCTAACTATATTGTGATTGAACATCAACAAAATAAAAAAGAAGCCATTGAATTTATGTGCCAATTTGTTTCTCAATTGGGATTTAAAAGTGTGAAAATTATGAGCCCTTATGCTCATGATGAAATTATTTCCTTTACTTCACAATTGCCACATATGATTGCTGTTGCTTTGATGAACAGTGATGATCAAAAATATGATACTGGAAAATACATTGGTGATTCCTTTAGGGATTTAACCCGTATAGCAAATATTAACGCTGATTTATGGAGTGAACTTTTTTTGAATAATAAAGATTATCTTCTGGCTTCAATGGAACGCTTTGAAGAACAGTTTGACTGTTTGAAACATGCTCTTAAAGGCAATGATGAGGAAAGTTTGAAAAGAATGTTTCAGGAATCTTCGCTGCGTAGAGAGAAACTTGAGAAATAACTTATCTTGGGGGTAGGTTATTTTTTTATAGTTAAGTTTAATATATTAAACATTTTGTTTAAAAATATATTGCAATTTTTATAATATTTTGTATAATGATTATGTTTTGTATTTTAAACATTAAGTTTCATATGACTAAACAAAGGGGAGTGAGAGTATGAATATTGGTAGTAAGATAAAAAGATTGAGAATTGCCAATCAATTGACCTTAGAAGAATTGGCGAATCGAAGTGAACTGACGAAAGGTTTTTTATCTCAGGTTGAACGAAATTTAACTTCACCTTCAATTACGACCTTGGAAGATATATTAGAGGCATTGGGAACCACCTTACATGATTTTTTCAGTGAAACTCAAGAAGAACAAATTGTTTTTAAGAAAGAAGACTATTTTGTTAATACACAGGATGATTATGAAATTTCTTATATTGTTCCAAATGCTCAAAAGAATGATATGGAACCTATTTTAATTGAGATAGAGAAAGGGAAATCATCAATGGAAATGGAACCACATGATGGTGAGGAATTTGGATATGTGATAAGCGGGAAGGTGCTTTTGCATTATGGTGATAAGACATTAAATGTTAAAAAGGGAGAAACTTTTTATTTGCCAGGAAAAAGAACACACTATCTTGAGAATTCTGGTGATTCTAAAGCAAAAGTGATATGGGTATCAACACCACCACTATTTTAAGGAGGATAATATGAAAAAATTAATTGAACTTGATAATTTAACAAAAGAATTTAATGGACAAGTTGTTCTCAAGGGAATTCATTTGGATATTCATGAAAACGAATTTATGACTTTGCTTGGTCCAAGTGGATGTGGAAAAACAACAACATTAAGAATTGTTGGTGGTTTTGAAGAAGCCAGCTCAGGAGAGGTTTTGTTTGATGGTATTGATATTTCAACATTGCCACCTTATAAAAGAGAGGTCAATACAGTCTTTCAAAAATATGCTTTGTTTCCACATATGAATGTGTTTGATAACATAGCTTTTGGATTGAAAATTAAGAAATTGGATAAAGATATTGTTAGACAAAAAGTGATGAGAATGTTAAGTCTTGTTGGATTAGAAGGTTTTGAAAAAAGAAATATTTCACAACTTTCAGGGGGCCAGCAACAACGTGTAGCAATTGCAAGAGCACTTGTTAATGAACCAAAAGTTCTTTTGTTGGATGAACCTTTAGGAGCATTGGACTTAAAGTTAAGAAAAGCTATGCAAATTGAACTTAAAAATATTCAAAAGGAAGTTGGTATTACATTTGTCTATGTAACTCATGATCAAGAAGAAGCATTAACAATGTCAGATACAATAGTTGTTATGAATGATGGAAATATTCAGCAGATTGGAACGCCAACAGATATTTATAATGAACCTGAGAATAGATTTGTTGCGCAATTTATTGGTGAATCAAATATTGTTGAAGGGAAATTTATTAAAGATTTCTTAGTTGAATTTGATCATCAGCAATTTGTTTGTGTTGATAAAGGATTTGATGAAGGACAAGATGTTGATATTGTCTTAAGGCCAGAAGATTTAGATATTGTTGAAGAAGGGCAAGGAAAAATCGCTGGTGTTGTTTCTTCTATTGTTTTTAAAGGTGTTCATTATGAAATCATGGTAGAAACAGAGGAACGTATGTATAAGGTGCATACAACTGATATGAGTGAAGTTGGTAAAAAGGTAAATCTTGATTTTTGGCCTGAAGATATTCATGTTATGGAAACAATGGGGACATATTAATGAAACAATATAAGAAATTGGTTTCGCCTTATTGTTTTTGGCTATTCGTTTTAACGATTGTACCAATGATGTTAATCGCATTTTATGCATTAACTGCTAAAGGTACAGAGATTACAACTTTTAAATTTACCTTTGATAACTTCTTTAAATTTTTAGATCCTATCTTTGTTTCTGTTTTGATGAGATCATTGATTCTAGGTATCTTGACGACTGCTGTTTGTTTTTTAATAGGTTATCCCATTGCATATATGATTTCTAAATGTAAAGAAGGG harbors:
- a CDS encoding LysM peptidoglycan-binding domain-containing protein — protein: MYNPYMYEDERVTYPRVGEIILYTVNKGDNVYRLAKTFNSEVPWIRCMNNLNEDMLIHPNQQLMIPIVYQKVNPLPQPYQRQSYDLYF
- the recG gene encoding ATP-dependent DNA helicase RecG, translating into MSDIRLLKITEKRLDILKLMNIESLEDLINHYPYRYDVIEETYPTQEDDKIIIEGTLISPVKIFFRGRMSRMSFSVEDRYQNVYQVTIFNRHFLRQYLKQMTIITIIGKCQKDKITASDIKIKPISEIQGVHPVYSLKEGLTQKSFQQYVKKALNLLKGNIESFVPEEYIIKHQLIHKESALWNIHFPQSQEDIKQALKYLKYEEFLKFQLTMQTIKQQRTLEVGIAKRFDVQKFQSFILSLPYQLTQDQQTSVKEIVSDLQSPRMMYRFLQGDVGSGKTVVSSVALYANYLAGYQGALMAPTEILASQHYQTLLSFFKDTDVKIALLTGSLTNKEKERIYEQIQNGDIDMIVGTHALFQKKVEYHRLGFVITDEQHRFGVEQRKALKNKGSQVDFLIMSATPIPRTLAISMYGDMDVSTMKTMPKGRIPVVTKYIKSSSMKPILKDLKEYLASGGQCYVICPLVEDSEVLDAKSASQIAEAMQQYFRGTYQVGLLHGQMKDDEKDRIMQDFQKQKIHILVSTTVVEVGVDVKNANMMVIYNAERFGMSQLHQLRGRVGRGHQQAYCFFMSSSTSKEAIERLKYMEKSHDGFEISMYDLQIRGPGEVLGNRQSGLPTFLVADVFKDFPILNVAREDAMRIVEGYEKRNEYYHLMSTIQEKLKENNEYVD
- a CDS encoding AEC family transporter, with the translated sequence MLEVLIKSLTFILIIVIAYSLKQIKVLKKEDANVLATIIMNITLPCALLTSANGIELNGVIIILIVIGILTNVIMIMIGYFATQHEDNCLKASFMINTSGYNIGNFVLPFVQSFFPGLGVVYLCSFDIGNALMGLGITYAAADHVASGENHFSLKELLKKLFSSIPFDVYVLIFILAIFKLQIPTPILSIADTIGAGNSFLAMLMIGLLLEIRISPREVKNVIKVLYLRIIGTIMISLITYFIFPLPLLAKQILIMAYCAPLSTVSAVFTKKVGYVGDMSATANSLSIILGVVCMTVLLVLFI
- the plsX gene encoding phosphate acyltransferase PlsX, encoding MYKLSIDAMSGDLGSSIVVEACSAFIKDHADVELHVTGKKEELEKLTHHERIQIVDARDVVPMDAGIMSVRRKKESSMVKAVTLANDGIVDGVVSCGSTGAFYTSAMLFLKRIEGVEKSCLMAMLPTYNKKGVVLLDVGANAENTAEQLKDFAIMGHVYAKNIRGIQKPKVALLNIGSEAKKGDEVHQQTYQLLEEDKMINFVGNIEGRDILLGEVDVIVTDGFSGNIALKTCEGAASVLMKMVKESMMSSLSGKIGALFAKSSLYSLKDQFDYKSVGGALMVGFEKAVVKAHGASDSKAFYNAMELAYQMVKMDVVTQMKEGLKVS
- a CDS encoding TraX family protein; the protein is MKNLTSYHLKIIAMITMVIDHSCKIFSLLLIQFLGFLENQNVVYCTYYFIEGIGRISFILFAFMIAEGCRHTHDIQKYVGRLLLFALISEFPFQWMISIITGTSFAFSLTMTNIFFTLALGAIAIAGYQFFLQKALKKWIPLILCSLVSLLIQCDYHIFGVITIFICYYFQDNKKRSLYLTILMVIQYLIYDPIVYGIGLTFFGFDPSYLIYFGYTCVSLFIIKHYNGKRGKHIKYFSYAFYPLHLLILCFLYYYL
- a CDS encoding DUF3298 and DUF4163 domain-containing protein, whose translation is MNSNQKNIKHICYCLIIVFALIIMNLSTIYATELTPKIELLKQYHFESVETSSSVTIPHIIGLDNPQIEEEINQLITQSIQQYLNQFKESNNTYTNINDPLIKKWIVDINYQVYFIDSSLASFSINATQIKASSYLQKTFFNIDLKTARQLTVEDFLGKKYSQIIQTEIQKQIKENKKNLEYSYFDDVIQNLNIQKEQPFYINQQNQVVVVFNEFDIAPGYMGMPEFIIPT
- the rnc gene encoding ribonuclease III → MKILDFLQAENIPFQKLSLYKEAFTHASYANEAHHYNKDYERLEFMGDAVLQLYVSDFLFHLFPDVPEGTLTTLRSKLVREESLARFSKELGLGELLFLGVGEEKSGGRERESVLANIFESFIGALYLDCGKDEVIKILEQTIFQHVNDLDYDDITDYKTTLQELIQADQRKTVTYELLETSGPSNAPEFKVAVIMDEMRLGVGKGTSKKRAEQQAAKDALNKLATSDYLKK
- a CDS encoding Cof-type HAD-IIB family hydrolase, with the translated sequence MMKAIFFDIDGTLVSFKTHKIPETTFQTLYQLKDKGYKLFIATGRGIDGLHVLNDFPFDGYITLNGQYCYTDEQLIYENTIQKEDLQALLDYLKIHPFPCGFTEEHTKYFNLRDERVDEIHRITLNDDHPAGDCQDVVNHKVYQCMCFVDNDEEKELMKVMPHCISARWHPLFCDVSPIGGTKQNGIDKFLEHYHIDLSETMAFGDGGNDIQMLNHVAVAIAMGNANDEVKAIADYVTDDVDNDGITKALRHFGLLSK